A single genomic interval of Gimesia chilikensis harbors:
- a CDS encoding alpha/beta fold hydrolase: MLQRSAAWAFVVWLSAYATVCQAQDLPDSQDLNELWKHLSEKVPAMKTMGGRQFWGDVQFFQGWKIQQNVISQHYRLLDPSDQRHASGTLEECQQKLAEIREVRKLPPMQGRAVILIHGIIRSSKSFEKMRLACLKEGWITIPFDYPSTQKTIPENAQFLEQVIKSLEGVEEIDLVVHSMGGLVVRSWLDQQEEVDPRVRRMVMLGVPNRGADMADRFRSNLLFKVVYGPAGQQLVTELNGDFISSLPTPPFPFGVVAGGRDTLKGFNPLIRGDDDGTVSVSSTRLPGAADFVLLPVLHSFMMNDPQSISHTLRFLKTGKFRESGESQPIPEVEAAAAP; the protein is encoded by the coding sequence ATGTTACAGCGATCTGCAGCCTGGGCATTCGTGGTATGGCTGTCGGCTTATGCGACTGTCTGTCAGGCACAAGACCTGCCCGACAGTCAGGATCTGAACGAACTCTGGAAGCACCTCTCTGAGAAGGTACCGGCAATGAAAACAATGGGTGGACGTCAATTCTGGGGCGATGTGCAGTTTTTTCAAGGCTGGAAAATTCAACAGAATGTGATCAGCCAGCACTACCGCCTGCTGGATCCCAGTGATCAGCGGCATGCCAGTGGAACTCTCGAGGAATGCCAGCAGAAGCTCGCAGAAATCAGAGAGGTCCGCAAGCTTCCTCCGATGCAGGGCCGGGCGGTGATTCTGATTCATGGAATCATCCGTTCTTCCAAGTCCTTTGAAAAAATGAGACTGGCCTGCCTCAAGGAGGGCTGGATTACGATTCCCTTTGATTATCCCAGTACCCAGAAGACGATCCCGGAGAATGCCCAGTTCCTCGAGCAGGTGATTAAGTCGCTGGAAGGCGTTGAGGAAATCGATCTGGTTGTCCACAGCATGGGCGGTCTCGTGGTACGCTCCTGGCTGGATCAGCAGGAGGAAGTCGATCCCCGAGTCAGACGCATGGTCATGCTGGGAGTCCCCAATCGGGGGGCAGACATGGCAGACCGCTTCCGTTCGAATCTGCTGTTCAAGGTTGTGTACGGGCCAGCGGGGCAACAGTTGGTGACCGAATTGAACGGGGACTTTATTTCCAGTCTGCCGACACCTCCCTTTCCATTTGGAGTGGTCGCCGGCGGCCGGGATACGTTGAAAGGTTTTAACCCGCTGATCCGAGGCGACGATGACGGTACGGTCAGCGTCAGTAGCACGCGACTGCCGGGAGCTGCGGATTTTGTTCTGTTGCCCGTGCTGCACTCTTTTATGATGAATGATCCCCAGTCAATTTCACATACCCTGCGGTTCCTCAAGACCGGGAAATTCCGCGAATCTGGTGAATCACAGCCGATTCCTGAGGTCGAAGCTGCGGCGGCCCCTTAA
- a CDS encoding DUF1802 family protein: MQAENQIAFKEWGAICASLAEGRQSLIVRKGGIHEGRDGFRVEHREFWLFPTRFHQGADQLQAGQETLLSQPYAQEPAAGQIRLGLYAVVEQVHELQEESQLAGLEELQVLNPETLAQRFVYKRPGLYVMLVRAYQMPQPFEIEDEARYGGCRSWVELTQAYSTEGATPVLTEEQFQQQKQALETWLG; this comes from the coding sequence ATGCAGGCAGAAAATCAGATCGCCTTTAAAGAGTGGGGAGCCATCTGTGCTTCCCTGGCAGAGGGGCGACAGTCGCTGATCGTACGGAAGGGGGGCATTCACGAAGGCCGCGATGGCTTTCGTGTTGAACATCGTGAGTTCTGGCTCTTCCCGACCCGCTTCCATCAGGGCGCAGATCAATTGCAGGCAGGACAGGAGACCCTGTTGTCGCAACCTTATGCGCAAGAACCTGCAGCCGGTCAGATCAGGCTCGGGCTGTATGCCGTGGTGGAGCAGGTGCACGAGTTGCAAGAGGAATCACAGCTGGCCGGTCTGGAAGAACTGCAGGTCCTCAACCCGGAGACACTCGCACAACGTTTTGTCTATAAGCGTCCCGGGTTATACGTTATGCTGGTTCGGGCGTATCAGATGCCGCAGCCTTTCGAGATTGAAGATGAAGCCCGATACGGCGGCTGTCGTTCCTGGGTAGAACTCACTCAGGCTTATTCGACAGAGGGGGCGACTCCAGTTTTGACCGAAGAACAGTTTCAGCAGCAGAAACAGGCCCTCGAAACCTGGTTGGGCTGA
- a CDS encoding M3 family metallopeptidase, whose amino-acid sequence MDQQQPLSDNPLLVLEGLPRFDEIEPEHIKPAVKSLLEQSEASLRKIESEAQPSWEGLMQPLEELDYPWERSWGSVGHLLGVRNTPELREAYESVLPEIVAFSLNVRQSKPIYEAMKAIRDNGSWDQLNDAQKRIIEKRILSAELAGIGLSGDELKRFNEIATELSQLSTRFANNVLDATKAYTLLITDSKDVEGFPDSLKQLAAQSYNTWDDKDADTEATADAGPWRITLDFPCFGPFMQHCRNRILREQVYRAFITRASEGEYDNTSLIPQILKLRQEKAKLLGYANFAEVSLAEKMAPGIDAVLEMEEQLRSASWDNGQQDLADLQEYAKEQGETEPIIQWDFSFWSERLREKRFSYTDEQLRPYFSLEKVLDGLFSLVNRIFGITVTPAAETVPLWNKDVRFFHIADEAGKTIAGFYLDPYARPADKRGGAWMDDCLGRKLVNGEVQLPVAHLICNSTPPVGDKPSLMTFREVETLFHEFGHGLQHMLTTIDEADAAGINGVEWDAVELASQFMENWCYHKPTLLGMAKHYETGETLPDELFEKIKAARNFQAGTQMLRQIQFGVVDLKLHSEFDPAGEKSVFDIQREISQTTSVLPMLPEDRFLCSFQHIFAGGYAAGYFSYKWAEVLSADAFSAFEEAGLDNEQAVAETGRRFRDTILAMGGSRHPMDLFKEFRGREPSPEPLLRHSGLL is encoded by the coding sequence ATGGATCAGCAACAGCCTCTGTCAGACAACCCGCTTCTGGTACTGGAGGGCCTTCCCCGCTTCGATGAAATCGAGCCTGAGCATATTAAACCCGCGGTGAAATCCCTGCTGGAACAGTCGGAAGCAAGCCTGCGTAAAATCGAAAGCGAAGCACAGCCGAGCTGGGAAGGCTTGATGCAACCACTCGAAGAGCTCGATTACCCCTGGGAACGCTCCTGGGGTTCCGTGGGACATCTGCTGGGAGTGAGAAACACACCTGAATTACGGGAGGCCTATGAAAGCGTGCTCCCCGAAATCGTCGCTTTTTCGCTGAACGTCAGACAAAGCAAGCCGATCTACGAAGCCATGAAGGCCATCCGGGACAACGGTTCCTGGGATCAGTTGAATGATGCCCAGAAACGAATTATCGAAAAACGGATCCTCTCTGCAGAGCTGGCCGGTATCGGTCTCTCGGGAGATGAATTAAAGCGATTTAATGAAATTGCCACCGAGCTGTCCCAGCTCTCCACCCGTTTCGCCAACAACGTGCTGGATGCAACCAAAGCCTACACGCTCCTGATTACAGACAGCAAAGATGTAGAGGGATTCCCCGACAGTCTGAAACAACTCGCTGCTCAATCCTACAACACCTGGGACGATAAAGACGCAGACACCGAAGCCACCGCTGATGCGGGTCCCTGGCGAATCACGCTCGACTTCCCCTGCTTCGGTCCTTTCATGCAACATTGTCGTAACCGCATTTTGAGAGAGCAGGTTTACCGTGCATTCATTACCCGTGCATCAGAAGGGGAATACGATAATACATCTCTGATTCCCCAGATCCTGAAATTACGCCAGGAGAAAGCAAAGCTTCTGGGCTACGCGAATTTTGCGGAAGTCAGCCTGGCTGAAAAAATGGCACCCGGCATTGATGCCGTTCTGGAAATGGAAGAACAACTGCGAAGTGCTTCCTGGGATAACGGACAGCAGGACCTGGCGGATCTGCAGGAGTACGCGAAAGAACAGGGAGAAACGGAACCCATCATTCAATGGGATTTCTCATTCTGGTCAGAGCGGCTCCGTGAAAAACGCTTCAGTTACACTGACGAACAGCTAAGGCCTTATTTCTCACTGGAGAAAGTTCTGGACGGGCTGTTCAGCCTGGTAAACCGGATCTTCGGCATTACGGTGACTCCCGCTGCAGAGACCGTTCCGCTCTGGAATAAAGATGTGCGTTTCTTCCACATCGCGGATGAAGCAGGTAAAACGATCGCCGGGTTCTACCTCGACCCCTATGCCCGTCCGGCAGACAAGCGGGGCGGTGCCTGGATGGATGACTGCCTGGGTCGCAAACTGGTCAACGGGGAAGTTCAGCTTCCGGTCGCACATCTGATCTGTAACTCGACTCCACCCGTTGGAGACAAGCCTTCGCTGATGACCTTCCGGGAAGTGGAAACCCTGTTCCATGAATTCGGACATGGTCTACAGCACATGCTGACCACCATTGATGAAGCCGATGCCGCTGGCATTAATGGCGTCGAGTGGGATGCCGTCGAACTGGCCAGCCAGTTCATGGAAAACTGGTGTTATCACAAACCGACCCTGCTGGGGATGGCCAAGCATTACGAAACGGGTGAAACCCTGCCGGATGAACTGTTTGAAAAAATCAAGGCGGCCCGCAACTTCCAGGCAGGAACTCAGATGCTGCGTCAGATTCAGTTCGGCGTGGTCGATCTGAAACTGCACAGCGAATTTGATCCTGCGGGAGAAAAATCAGTCTTCGATATCCAGCGGGAAATCAGCCAGACAACGTCTGTACTGCCGATGCTCCCTGAAGACCGTTTCCTCTGTTCGTTCCAGCACATTTTTGCAGGCGGATACGCAGCCGGTTACTTCAGTTACAAATGGGCCGAGGTTCTCAGCGCAGACGCCTTCAGTGCCTTTGAAGAAGCGGGTCTCGATAACGAGCAGGCCGTTGCCGAAACCGGCAGACGCTTCCGGGATACCATCCTGGCGATGGGAGGCAGCCGGCATCCGATGGATCTCTTCAAGGAGTTCCGCGGACGCGAGCCCAGTCCTGAACCATTGTTACGTCATTCCGGACTGCTGTAA
- a CDS encoding ThuA domain-containing protein: MKSLSFLIACCLSTLLLGTAFVSEARAEKKPHVVFVTGDDEYRSEESMPMLAKILKRDYGFDVTVCYSLDDEGNISPGNQKSISGLEALDDADLMVLFTRFRDLPPEQFQHFLNYVKTGKPIVGFRTATHAFMFRDPKSPFKAWNDQKIAELVGQKWITHHGHFGDGHEYLTEVSVNEEAADHPILRGVKPYKAYSWLYHVDGGSEGHQLAGDSKPLLTGRSLKSGHEQKGNLDKYPLTNPVAWTKTYKGADGTRGRVFFTTTAHPFDFKDPNVRKLALNGIQWALGREAEIPSQGANTDTVDDYDPNNSGTGPKKYKTGLKPEKL; encoded by the coding sequence ATGAAATCGTTGTCTTTTCTGATCGCGTGTTGTCTATCCACCTTGTTACTGGGGACCGCCTTTGTGAGTGAAGCCCGGGCAGAGAAGAAACCGCATGTGGTGTTCGTTACCGGCGATGATGAGTATCGGTCGGAAGAATCGATGCCGATGCTGGCCAAGATTCTGAAACGGGATTATGGCTTCGATGTCACCGTCTGCTATTCCCTGGATGATGAGGGCAATATCTCACCCGGGAATCAGAAATCGATCAGTGGCCTGGAAGCCCTTGACGATGCAGACCTGATGGTGCTCTTCACGCGGTTTCGCGATCTGCCTCCCGAACAGTTCCAGCACTTCCTGAACTATGTGAAGACGGGGAAACCAATTGTCGGATTCCGGACAGCCACACATGCTTTCATGTTTCGAGATCCGAAGAGCCCCTTCAAGGCGTGGAACGATCAGAAAATCGCCGAACTGGTTGGGCAGAAGTGGATCACCCACCACGGACATTTCGGTGACGGGCACGAATACCTGACGGAAGTCTCCGTTAATGAGGAGGCTGCAGATCATCCGATTTTGCGGGGCGTTAAGCCGTACAAGGCGTATTCCTGGTTATATCATGTGGATGGTGGCAGCGAAGGTCATCAGCTGGCGGGGGACAGCAAGCCCCTGTTGACGGGACGCTCGCTCAAATCCGGTCATGAGCAGAAAGGGAACCTCGATAAATATCCGCTGACCAATCCTGTCGCCTGGACCAAGACTTACAAGGGCGCAGACGGAACCCGGGGCCGCGTCTTCTTTACCACGACGGCGCACCCTTTTGACTTCAAAGATCCCAACGTACGGAAGCTGGCACTCAATGGAATTCAATGGGCACTGGGCAGGGAAGCAGAGATTCCTTCCCAGGGAGCAAACACGGATACCGTCGATGACTATGATCCGAACAACTCCGGCACCGGGCCGAAAAAATATAAAACGGGGCTGAAACCGGAAAAACTCTGA
- a CDS encoding lysylphosphatidylglycerol synthase transmembrane domain-containing protein, which translates to MSDLPTTAESPSVSRKIWRGVKWLLLALVLYFVWQQGAELYAEQGDTLTGISIDPLWLVLSAACYFIAWLPSVWFWRQLILSSGEQVRFGPVARAYYCGHLGKYIPGKVSVLLIRATLLKDFGVRVSVAALTAAYETLAVMGVGLVVFLSLIPVVLNAEQVQQWPAWLQSVQSRPWLVPGLFLLALFVSLPLLSRLLNLFAKKFTKSDVEATEATPPAAFSLRLLYAGVLLFLVSWTLHGLSLGLALASINGAGLEWQEWPRWTAAVSAAYALGFLAIFAPAGLGVREGLITTILAGSALIGPANAFVAALLIRIVSFASEILAAFVLYYSFGKSASDEDDSVQSAADSQSIDSL; encoded by the coding sequence ATGTCCGACCTTCCCACCACAGCTGAATCCCCTTCCGTTTCGCGGAAAATCTGGAGGGGAGTCAAATGGCTGTTACTTGCGCTGGTCTTGTACTTCGTCTGGCAGCAGGGAGCGGAACTGTACGCAGAGCAGGGGGACACACTTACCGGTATCAGCATTGATCCGCTCTGGCTGGTTCTATCTGCAGCCTGTTATTTCATTGCCTGGTTACCGTCTGTCTGGTTCTGGCGTCAGTTGATTCTCAGTTCCGGAGAACAGGTTCGCTTCGGGCCTGTCGCACGCGCCTACTACTGCGGGCACCTGGGGAAATACATTCCCGGTAAGGTCTCGGTCCTCTTGATCCGGGCGACCCTGCTGAAAGATTTCGGAGTACGCGTTTCGGTTGCCGCCCTGACGGCTGCTTACGAGACGCTGGCCGTCATGGGAGTCGGTTTGGTTGTGTTCCTTTCCTTGATTCCCGTTGTGTTGAATGCAGAGCAGGTTCAACAGTGGCCTGCGTGGCTGCAATCCGTACAGTCCCGTCCCTGGCTGGTTCCCGGTCTGTTTCTACTGGCGCTGTTTGTCTCTCTGCCTCTGTTGTCTCGTCTGTTGAATCTGTTCGCGAAGAAATTCACAAAGTCCGATGTCGAAGCGACCGAGGCAACTCCTCCCGCTGCTTTCTCATTACGTTTGCTCTACGCGGGCGTGTTGTTGTTTCTGGTGAGTTGGACGCTGCATGGACTCAGCCTGGGTCTGGCACTCGCCTCCATCAACGGAGCGGGACTTGAATGGCAGGAATGGCCACGCTGGACCGCTGCAGTCTCCGCCGCGTATGCCCTGGGCTTTCTGGCGATTTTTGCTCCTGCCGGCCTGGGAGTACGGGAAGGTCTGATCACCACGATTCTCGCCGGTTCCGCCCTGATTGGTCCTGCAAATGCATTTGTCGCTGCCTTACTGATCCGGATCGTCTCATTTGCTAGTGAAATTCTGGCTGCTTTTGTTCTATACTATAGTTTTGGAAAATCGGCTTCAGACGAGGATGATTCCGTACAGTCTGCCGCCGATTCCCAGTCCATTGATTCCCTGTGA
- a CDS encoding nucleotide sugar dehydrogenase, with translation MANQLEQAIKDKSAIIGIIGLGYVGLPLIDAFVNTGFKTMGFDVDQNKVDQLQAGKSYIKHIPSETVAKWIAKEQFEATADFSRMKEADALLICVPTPLTTSRDPDLTYVENTAKVIAETLRPGQLVVLESTTYPTTTRDVMLPILDNAGLKVGEDYYLAYSPEREDPGNPDFSAAGIPKVVGGMEENSLRIASALYSHAVVNVIQVSSPEVAEACKILENTYRAVNIAMVNELKTLFDRMDIDVWEVIDAAKTKPFGFQAFYPGPGLGGHCIPIDPFYLSWLARKEGQTTRFIELAGEVNTRMPRYVIDRLAEFMNEKAKPLKGSKICMLGVAYKKDVDDPRESPSFHLLDLLMERGVDFTYNDPHIPKLPKMRHHDVPAMESQELTPEYLAAQDCVLIATDHSAYDYDFIVKHSQMVLDTRNATKNVTEGREKIFKA, from the coding sequence ATGGCAAATCAGCTTGAGCAGGCGATCAAGGACAAATCAGCAATTATCGGTATCATCGGCCTGGGCTACGTCGGGCTCCCGCTGATTGACGCGTTCGTCAACACTGGTTTCAAAACGATGGGGTTTGACGTTGATCAGAACAAAGTCGATCAACTGCAGGCCGGCAAAAGTTATATTAAGCACATCCCATCCGAAACCGTTGCCAAGTGGATTGCGAAAGAGCAGTTCGAAGCGACCGCCGACTTCTCCCGGATGAAAGAAGCAGACGCCCTGCTGATCTGTGTTCCAACTCCCCTGACCACCAGCCGGGACCCCGACCTGACCTATGTGGAAAACACCGCGAAAGTCATCGCGGAAACCCTGCGGCCCGGTCAACTGGTCGTGCTGGAAAGTACCACTTATCCCACGACGACCCGGGACGTCATGCTGCCCATTCTGGATAACGCTGGTCTGAAAGTGGGCGAAGATTATTACCTCGCCTACAGCCCCGAACGCGAAGATCCCGGCAACCCCGACTTCTCAGCAGCCGGCATCCCCAAAGTGGTCGGCGGTATGGAAGAAAACAGCCTGAGGATTGCTTCGGCCCTGTACTCACACGCAGTGGTGAATGTGATCCAGGTCTCGTCTCCGGAAGTTGCCGAAGCCTGCAAGATTCTGGAGAACACCTATCGGGCCGTCAACATCGCGATGGTCAACGAACTCAAGACACTCTTCGATCGCATGGACATTGATGTCTGGGAAGTCATCGACGCTGCCAAAACCAAGCCTTTCGGGTTCCAGGCTTTTTATCCGGGCCCTGGTTTGGGTGGACACTGTATTCCCATCGATCCGTTCTACCTCAGCTGGCTGGCACGTAAAGAAGGTCAGACAACCCGCTTCATCGAACTGGCCGGTGAAGTCAACACCCGCATGCCACGCTACGTGATTGACCGTCTCGCTGAGTTCATGAACGAAAAAGCAAAACCGCTCAAAGGCAGTAAGATCTGCATGCTGGGTGTGGCTTATAAAAAAGATGTCGACGATCCGCGTGAAAGTCCTTCGTTCCACCTGCTGGATCTGCTGATGGAGCGGGGCGTGGACTTCACTTACAATGATCCGCACATTCCGAAACTGCCCAAGATGCGGCATCACGATGTGCCTGCCATGGAAAGCCAGGAACTCACTCCCGAATATCTGGCAGCTCAAGACTGCGTACTGATCGCAACAGACCACAGTGCCTATGACTACGACTTTATTGTCAAGCACAGCCAGATGGTTCTCGACACTCGTAATGCGACTAAAAATGTGACTGAAGGCCGTGAGAAGATCTTTAAAGCCTGA
- a CDS encoding FG-GAP repeat domain-containing protein: MLARHLLRTPFYLCLFCLALSATAFTQAEELEQLTYQNPQLEVDLGVGLWAWPLPMDYDGDGDLDLLVSCPDKPSNGTYFFENKSDGKDSMPVFEPGVRLGKGYHNTCLSFVNGKPRVLVAGREVVDFKQHGFDKLTDLPVGRNVHGGKVRANQWYYVDYDGDGDQDLVVGVGDWSDYGWDDAYNQLGQWTNGPLRGYVYVLNNEGTDAKPEYAKPARIKVGDKDLEVFGWPSPNFADFDDDGDLDLICGEFLDQLTYFENTGSRTEPQYALGRRLASNGDPIQMDLQMIVPKAIDWDQDGDIDLIVGDEDGRVAFIENTGELIGSVPQFLPPRYFRQKAAGVKFGALATPYAFDWDGDGDEDLICGNTAGYIGFFENLDGNARSPRLAAPRYLQAGGRPIRIQAGPNGSIQGPCEAKWGYTTQTVADWDQDGLPDLLVNSIWGEILLFKNIGTRTEPKLAPAQTIDVEWKAAAPKPAWNWWDPRGKQLVTQWRTTPVAVDWNQDGLMDLVMLDHEGYLAFFKRVKEGDQFKLLPGERIFVEESLKPIQMNKKRAGGSGRYKLHVVDWDGDGRLDLLVNSTNADFYRNLKTADGKVVLKNEGPLSQRKLAGHTSSPCTVDWDQDGVRDLIVGAEDGYLYWMKNPNSPEK, from the coding sequence ATGCTCGCTCGACACCTGCTCCGTACGCCTTTTTACCTTTGTCTCTTCTGTCTGGCTCTCTCTGCCACGGCTTTTACTCAGGCAGAGGAACTTGAACAATTGACGTATCAGAATCCGCAACTGGAAGTGGATCTGGGCGTCGGCTTATGGGCCTGGCCTCTGCCGATGGACTATGATGGCGACGGGGATCTGGATCTGCTCGTATCCTGTCCCGACAAACCATCGAACGGCACTTATTTCTTTGAAAACAAGTCGGATGGTAAAGATTCGATGCCGGTGTTTGAGCCGGGGGTCAGACTGGGCAAAGGCTATCATAATACGTGCCTTTCCTTTGTGAACGGCAAGCCACGTGTACTGGTCGCCGGTCGGGAAGTGGTCGATTTTAAACAGCATGGGTTTGATAAACTCACCGATCTGCCCGTTGGACGGAATGTGCACGGCGGCAAGGTGCGGGCCAATCAATGGTATTACGTGGACTACGACGGCGACGGCGACCAGGATCTGGTGGTCGGTGTTGGCGACTGGAGCGACTACGGTTGGGACGATGCCTACAATCAGCTGGGGCAATGGACCAACGGCCCCCTCCGCGGATATGTGTATGTGCTCAACAATGAGGGGACTGATGCCAAACCGGAGTATGCTAAGCCAGCTCGCATCAAAGTGGGTGATAAGGATCTCGAAGTCTTTGGCTGGCCGTCTCCCAACTTTGCCGACTTCGATGACGACGGTGATCTGGACCTGATTTGTGGAGAATTTCTGGATCAGCTGACCTACTTCGAAAATACCGGTTCCAGAACGGAGCCGCAGTATGCACTCGGGCGGCGTCTGGCGAGTAATGGGGATCCGATTCAGATGGATCTGCAGATGATCGTTCCCAAGGCGATTGACTGGGACCAGGATGGCGATATCGATCTGATTGTCGGTGATGAAGATGGTCGCGTTGCATTCATTGAGAATACCGGAGAACTGATTGGTAGCGTCCCTCAATTTTTACCACCCCGCTATTTCCGTCAGAAAGCGGCTGGTGTCAAATTTGGTGCCCTGGCAACTCCTTATGCCTTCGACTGGGATGGCGATGGTGACGAAGATCTGATCTGTGGAAATACCGCCGGTTACATTGGCTTCTTCGAAAACCTGGATGGCAATGCTCGGTCGCCACGACTGGCAGCCCCTCGCTATCTGCAGGCTGGAGGACGACCGATTCGCATTCAGGCGGGCCCCAATGGTTCGATCCAGGGCCCCTGTGAAGCGAAGTGGGGTTATACGACACAGACTGTGGCAGACTGGGATCAGGATGGTCTGCCGGACCTGCTGGTGAATTCGATCTGGGGAGAGATTCTACTGTTTAAAAACATCGGCACCCGGACGGAGCCCAAACTGGCTCCGGCACAAACGATTGACGTCGAGTGGAAAGCAGCAGCTCCCAAACCAGCCTGGAACTGGTGGGATCCACGGGGAAAACAACTGGTCACTCAGTGGCGGACCACTCCCGTCGCCGTCGACTGGAACCAGGACGGATTGATGGACCTGGTGATGCTGGATCACGAAGGGTATCTCGCCTTCTTCAAGCGAGTCAAAGAGGGAGATCAGTTCAAGCTGCTGCCCGGTGAGCGGATCTTTGTCGAAGAATCGCTCAAGCCGATTCAGATGAACAAAAAGCGGGCCGGAGGCAGTGGACGCTACAAACTGCACGTGGTTGACTGGGACGGCGATGGTCGCCTGGACCTGCTGGTCAACAGCACGAACGCAGACTTCTACCGCAACCTGAAGACCGCAGATGGAAAAGTGGTCCTGAAGAATGAGGGGCCGCTCAGTCAGCGCAAACTGGCCGGCCATACCAGCAGTCCCTGCACGGTCGATTGGGATCAGGATGGCGTTCGTGATCTGATTGTCGGCGCGGAAGACGGCTATCTCTACTGGATGAAAAATCCGAACTCACCTGAAAAGTAA
- a CDS encoding TrkH family potassium uptake protein, whose amino-acid sequence MNWLLLCRLLGLVGMLVGASMVFSLPWAFPFFGEAVEFESAGFWGICGAIACSLVSGSLLYLAGRKEHGTILRKEALAVVGLSWIYSGVLGCLPFLFSGSMVSPDVPMTVPDALFESISGFTTTGASVLRELEDPKLIPRCVLFWRSFTHCLGGMGIIVLFVAILSHLGAGGKALMRREVPGPTSEAVRPRVRESAIVMWTIYVAFTLVLALILWLEGMSVFDAFCHSFGSMATGGFSTHNASVGYFNSSLIEFTIAVFMVAAGTNFSLYFLSLKNMRSHDFSWKSMIAPLRNDIEFRTYLLILSGAIIFLTYNLINNHIYDTLPDALRYAGFQAVSIMTTTGYGTGDFDTWNESSKMLLLLLMFVGGCAGSTAGGIKVIRVVLFAKIIWLEIEKSFRPNVVRPLRIGTTNIEQGIRNDVTVYFSLVLVIFIFSSLLLTAIEPNTEWQTNKPEKLIDCTSAVVATLNNIGPGVGELGPTENYADFTLTGKVILTILMLLGRLELFAILVLFVPSFWKNY is encoded by the coding sequence ATGAATTGGTTGCTTCTCTGCCGACTGCTGGGCCTGGTAGGCATGCTGGTCGGTGCGTCAATGGTATTCAGTCTCCCCTGGGCATTTCCCTTTTTTGGAGAGGCTGTCGAATTTGAATCCGCCGGTTTCTGGGGCATCTGTGGTGCGATTGCCTGCAGTCTGGTCTCCGGTTCCCTGCTCTACCTTGCCGGGCGAAAAGAGCATGGCACGATCCTGCGCAAAGAGGCGCTCGCCGTTGTCGGCTTGAGCTGGATCTATTCCGGTGTCCTGGGCTGCCTCCCCTTTCTGTTCTCCGGTTCGATGGTCTCCCCTGACGTTCCAATGACGGTTCCGGATGCCTTATTCGAATCGATCTCCGGTTTCACAACCACAGGAGCTTCGGTACTCAGAGAGCTGGAAGATCCGAAACTGATACCACGCTGCGTTCTCTTCTGGCGGAGTTTTACCCACTGCCTGGGCGGGATGGGAATCATCGTACTGTTCGTCGCGATCCTGAGTCATCTCGGTGCAGGAGGAAAAGCGCTCATGCGGCGAGAGGTTCCTGGCCCGACCAGTGAAGCGGTCCGTCCCCGGGTGCGTGAGTCAGCGATCGTCATGTGGACCATCTATGTTGCCTTCACCCTCGTGCTGGCGCTGATCCTCTGGCTGGAAGGTATGAGCGTCTTCGATGCATTCTGCCACAGTTTCGGATCGATGGCGACAGGGGGCTTCAGTACGCACAACGCCAGTGTCGGGTATTTCAACAGTTCGCTGATCGAATTCACAATCGCGGTATTCATGGTAGCAGCGGGCACCAACTTCTCGCTCTACTTCCTCTCTTTAAAAAACATGCGTTCGCACGATTTCTCCTGGAAGAGTATGATTGCCCCGCTGCGCAATGATATTGAGTTTCGCACTTACCTGTTGATCCTCAGTGGCGCGATCATCTTTCTGACCTATAACCTGATCAACAACCATATTTACGACACTCTGCCCGACGCCCTGCGTTATGCCGGCTTTCAGGCGGTCTCCATCATGACCACCACCGGTTACGGGACCGGCGACTTCGATACGTGGAATGAATCGTCCAAGATGCTGCTGCTGTTGCTGATGTTTGTGGGAGGCTGTGCCGGTTCGACTGCGGGGGGCATCAAGGTCATTCGCGTTGTACTGTTTGCCAAGATCATCTGGCTGGAAATCGAAAAGTCGTTTCGCCCGAACGTGGTCCGTCCCCTGCGAATTGGTACCACGAACATCGAACAGGGGATTCGTAATGACGTCACCGTGTACTTCAGCCTGGTGCTGGTCATCTTCATCTTCAGCAGCCTCTTGCTGACCGCCATCGAACCCAATACCGAGTGGCAGACAAACAAACCGGAAAAGCTGATCGACTGCACCAGCGCCGTGGTCGCCACGCTGAATAATATCGGCCCGGGGGTCGGCGAGCTCGGTCCGACCGAAAACTATGCCGACTTCACGCTCACGGGGAAAGTCATCCTGACGATCCTGATGCTGCTGGGCCGCCTGGAACTGTTTGCCATCCTGGTCCTGTTCGTTCCATCCTTCTGGAAGAATTACTGA